One window of Corallococcus silvisoli genomic DNA carries:
- a CDS encoding RDD family protein, translating into MTPPDDTLLDGTHTVLTPEYVEFRFTLAGVYARFLAWLLDALIVAFATASVLLVFQVGMVAFPGFASALGIVVYFLVDWGYGIALETAWAGQTVGKRVMSLRVIQESGVRIGFYHAALRNLARVVDRLPLLYLVGGSVALLSRSHQRLGDLLAGTIVVRERRLKVPSALETRGEEGLLADPLFVSRVKRLSTEEREVVLSAALRREELRMEARLTLFSALGARLQDSLAMEKPAHLSDEKWTLLVAATLLPAPAQRPGRSAPPPRSTPPRPPNPSATSAYPR; encoded by the coding sequence GTGACGCCTCCCGACGACACCCTGCTCGACGGCACCCACACGGTGCTGACCCCGGAGTACGTGGAGTTCCGCTTCACCCTGGCGGGGGTGTACGCGCGGTTCCTGGCGTGGCTGCTGGACGCGCTCATCGTCGCCTTCGCCACGGCGTCGGTGCTGCTGGTGTTCCAAGTGGGGATGGTGGCCTTCCCGGGGTTCGCCAGCGCGCTGGGCATCGTCGTGTACTTCCTGGTGGACTGGGGCTACGGCATCGCGCTGGAGACCGCGTGGGCGGGCCAGACGGTGGGCAAGCGCGTGATGTCCCTGCGGGTCATCCAGGAGAGCGGCGTGCGCATCGGCTTCTACCACGCCGCCCTGCGCAACCTGGCGCGCGTCGTGGACCGGCTGCCGCTGCTCTACCTGGTGGGCGGCTCGGTGGCGCTGCTGTCGCGCTCGCACCAGCGGCTGGGGGACCTGCTCGCCGGCACCATCGTCGTGCGCGAGCGGCGCCTCAAGGTGCCCTCCGCGCTGGAGACCCGGGGCGAAGAGGGCCTCCTGGCGGATCCGCTGTTCGTCTCGCGCGTGAAGCGGCTGTCCACCGAGGAGCGGGAGGTGGTGCTGTCCGCGGCCCTGCGGCGAGAGGAGCTCCGGATGGAGGCCCGCCTCACGCTGTTCTCCGCGCTGGGCGCCCGGCTCCAGGACTCGCTCGCGATGGAGAAGCCCGCCCACCTCTCCGATGAGAAGTGGACGCTGCTGGTCGCCGCCACCCTGCTGCCCGCCCCGGCGCAGCGCCCGGGGAGGTCCGCGCCCCCGCCTAGAAGTACGCCGCCGCGCCCACCGAACCCGTCAGCGACTTCTGCGTATCCTCGTTGA
- a CDS encoding cyclic nucleotide-binding domain-containing protein encodes MASSETSSWNRRVLPAGAFQFALIAGVTQLKTSANALVLSRFESQALPYLYLLGALMTATLTLLPRGRPDAPTESPGILTGVGGVLALGLAAALSAGQRMPALALYLFADCFSTFVSFRFWGRMASAFDAREARRAFTVLNGFGMGGGIAGGLLVQALAVRLGTPLVVVSGAVSLLAAGAIFHHLHRSEPPVPARARSQAAWFPAWSYLGESPYAQVLAALGIAFAVVSSFVDYLFRLRVEGTLSEDGLAALFGSLQLWIGLFCVAFQLLVAERLLKRMGLLMYLALVPLVLAPLAGATLVTGQLWPVHLLRLVETAVSYSILPVGIQLLYAAVPDEQREGLRSAVDGLLRKGGVVLAGLMLIGAGRAATGVTMAVAVVFLCAALGLLLVRLKPAYLTALGEQVGAHEEEEVELGGEAQKLLVDALGASTPERVLRAVDMLEQAEAAPLRHHLAALLSHPHERVQERGVTLALSMDARELAPMLERLVEEGPRRPRDQAVWALARLSPERAERLLPPLLTSPDVGLRSAAIGALMRTQGNSAALESLRELLSKGDHAPVAERREVARLLGRLKDPRFAGPLSLYLEDMDLSVRRVALVAVGEGGYVELAPRLLPFLTWREERPAARESLVQLGDAVTPLLELQLNNKAAPLAMRMQLPRVLRGIGTSAALNALLFSNVRDDAGLHFRIGAQLSRLREEQPDHPVDVDRIHEALGRRRDTYRQLVGAFRDVQAALGPQSLLTRAVGDRLDQALELSFFLLGLLHPPQAMRRIHQHLVGNDSRRRAYALELLENLVAVEERELVMEQVEAHHRELPPGAPGRLWRRLAGLVQSEDLVLRACARHVARVNGLDVLPQEGDMSDTIVQRMFALEGVSVFSQSDVDDIAAIAEVAREASYKTGERLYSQGDPGDALYVIVEGAVDAFRNGEHVLRFQAKEAIGEVSLLDGAPRPTDMVAAVDSRVLVIDRRDFLDLLADRPELLTGFFRSVSQQLQSVIDLPARREEGQRLELGAPQQPHAPLEGIGGLPPEGNAPSDV; translated from the coding sequence GTGGCCTCTTCTGAAACCTCATCCTGGAACCGCCGCGTGTTGCCCGCGGGCGCCTTCCAGTTCGCGCTCATCGCCGGGGTGACGCAGCTCAAGACGTCCGCGAACGCGCTGGTGTTGTCGCGCTTCGAATCGCAGGCGCTGCCGTACCTCTACCTGCTGGGTGCGCTGATGACGGCGACGCTCACGCTGCTGCCGCGTGGCCGTCCGGACGCGCCCACGGAGTCCCCGGGAATCCTCACCGGGGTGGGTGGGGTGCTGGCGCTGGGGCTGGCGGCGGCGCTGTCCGCGGGGCAGCGCATGCCGGCGCTGGCGCTGTACCTGTTCGCGGACTGCTTCAGCACCTTCGTGTCGTTCCGCTTCTGGGGCCGCATGGCGTCCGCGTTCGACGCGCGCGAGGCTCGCCGGGCGTTCACGGTGCTCAACGGCTTTGGCATGGGCGGTGGCATCGCGGGCGGCCTGCTGGTGCAGGCGCTGGCGGTGCGGCTGGGTACGCCCCTGGTGGTGGTGAGCGGCGCGGTGAGCCTGCTGGCGGCGGGCGCCATCTTCCACCACCTGCACCGGTCGGAGCCGCCCGTGCCCGCGCGCGCTCGCTCGCAGGCGGCGTGGTTCCCGGCGTGGAGCTACCTGGGGGAGAGCCCGTACGCGCAGGTGCTGGCGGCGCTGGGCATCGCGTTCGCGGTGGTGTCGTCCTTCGTGGACTACCTGTTCCGGCTACGCGTGGAGGGGACGCTGAGCGAGGACGGGCTGGCGGCGCTCTTCGGGTCGCTGCAGCTGTGGATTGGCCTGTTCTGCGTGGCCTTCCAGCTGCTGGTGGCGGAGCGGCTGCTCAAGCGCATGGGCCTGCTCATGTACCTGGCGCTGGTGCCGCTGGTGCTCGCGCCGCTGGCGGGCGCCACGCTCGTCACCGGGCAGCTGTGGCCGGTGCACCTGTTGCGGCTGGTGGAGACGGCGGTGAGCTACTCCATCCTTCCGGTGGGCATCCAGCTGCTGTACGCGGCGGTGCCGGACGAGCAGCGCGAAGGGCTGCGCAGCGCGGTGGACGGCCTGTTGCGCAAGGGCGGCGTGGTGCTGGCGGGCCTGATGCTCATTGGCGCGGGCCGGGCCGCCACCGGCGTCACCATGGCGGTGGCGGTGGTGTTCCTGTGCGCCGCGCTGGGCCTGTTGCTCGTGCGCCTCAAGCCCGCGTACCTCACGGCGCTGGGCGAGCAGGTGGGCGCGCACGAAGAGGAAGAGGTGGAGCTGGGCGGCGAGGCGCAGAAGCTGCTCGTGGATGCGCTGGGCGCGTCCACGCCGGAGCGGGTGCTGCGCGCGGTGGACATGCTGGAGCAGGCGGAGGCCGCGCCGCTGCGCCACCACCTGGCCGCGCTCTTGAGCCACCCGCATGAGCGCGTGCAGGAGCGCGGCGTCACGCTGGCCCTGTCCATGGATGCGCGGGAGCTGGCGCCCATGCTGGAGCGGCTGGTGGAGGAGGGGCCCCGGCGCCCCCGCGACCAGGCCGTGTGGGCCCTGGCCCGCCTGTCGCCGGAGCGCGCGGAGCGGCTCCTGCCGCCGCTGCTGACGAGCCCCGACGTGGGCCTGCGGTCCGCGGCCATTGGCGCGCTGATGCGCACGCAGGGCAACTCCGCGGCGCTCGAGTCGCTGCGGGAGCTGTTGTCGAAGGGAGACCACGCGCCCGTGGCCGAGCGGCGCGAGGTGGCGCGGCTCCTGGGCCGGCTGAAGGATCCGCGCTTCGCGGGGCCGCTGTCGCTCTACCTGGAGGACATGGACCTCTCCGTGCGGCGCGTGGCGCTGGTGGCGGTGGGCGAGGGCGGCTACGTGGAGCTGGCGCCGCGCCTGCTGCCCTTCCTCACCTGGCGCGAGGAGCGCCCGGCCGCGCGCGAGTCGCTGGTGCAGCTGGGCGACGCGGTGACGCCGCTGCTGGAGCTGCAGCTCAACAACAAGGCCGCGCCCCTGGCCATGCGGATGCAACTGCCCCGCGTGCTGCGCGGCATCGGGACGTCGGCGGCGCTCAACGCGCTGCTGTTCTCCAACGTGCGCGACGACGCGGGGCTGCACTTCCGCATCGGCGCGCAGCTGTCGCGGCTTCGCGAGGAGCAGCCCGACCATCCGGTGGACGTGGACCGCATCCACGAGGCCCTGGGCCGCCGCCGCGACACGTACCGCCAGCTGGTGGGCGCCTTCCGCGACGTGCAGGCGGCGCTGGGGCCGCAGTCGCTGCTCACCCGCGCGGTGGGCGACCGGTTGGACCAGGCGCTGGAGCTGTCGTTCTTCCTCCTGGGCCTGCTGCATCCGCCCCAGGCGATGCGGCGCATCCACCAGCACCTGGTGGGCAATGACTCGCGCCGGCGGGCCTATGCGCTGGAGCTGCTGGAGAACCTGGTGGCGGTGGAGGAGCGCGAGCTGGTGATGGAGCAGGTGGAGGCCCACCACCGCGAGCTTCCGCCCGGCGCGCCGGGCCGGCTGTGGCGCCGGCTGGCGGGGCTCGTGCAGAGTGAGGACCTGGTGCTGCGCGCGTGCGCCCGCCACGTGGCGCGGGTGAACGGCCTGGACGTGCTCCCGCAGGAAGGTGACATGAGCGATACCATCGTCCAACGGATGTTCGCGCTGGAGGGCGTGAGCGTCTTCTCGCAGAGCGACGTGGATGACATCGCCGCCATCGCGGAGGTGGCGCGCGAGGCGTCATACAAGACAGGTGAGCGGCTCTACAGCCAGGGAGACCCGGGCGACGCGCTCTACGTCATCGTCGAGGGCGCGGTGGACGCGTTCCGCAACGGCGAGCACGTGCTGCGCTTCCAGGCCAAGGAGGCCATCGGCGAGGTGAGCCTGCTCGACGGCGCGCCGCGCCCCACGGACATGGTGGCCGCGGTGGACTCCCGCGTGCTCGTCATCGACCGGCGCGACTTCCTGGACCTGCTGGCGGACCGGCCGGAGCTGCTCACGGGCTTCTTCCGCTCCGTGAGCCAGCAGCTGCAGAGCGTCATCGACCTGCCGGCGCGGCGGGAGGAGGGCCAGCGGCTGGAGCTGGGCGCTCCACAGCAGCCGCACGCGCCGCTGGAGGGCATTGGCGGACTGCCCCCCGAAGGCAACGCGCCCTCCGACGTCTGA
- a CDS encoding outer membrane beta-barrel protein — protein MRTYFCAFGLLAALLGAAPAHAQFSNRSLGVSLGYMDFNRTAGLDKTPFLGLDASLYVENGFEVVSLSKLMFPTDTYASPKKRVVGLAPSLGIRYLLMEESIRPYIGTDISYLIVFKESISNFVGIGPNAGVDFFVTDSVSLGLRVQYNFYIALNEDTQKSLTGSVGAAAYF, from the coding sequence ATGCGGACCTACTTTTGTGCCTTTGGCTTGCTCGCCGCCCTCCTGGGAGCGGCTCCTGCTCACGCGCAGTTCTCCAACCGGAGCCTGGGGGTGTCCCTGGGCTACATGGACTTCAACCGCACCGCGGGCCTCGACAAGACGCCGTTCCTCGGGCTGGACGCCAGCCTCTACGTCGAGAACGGCTTCGAGGTCGTCTCCCTCTCGAAGTTGATGTTCCCGACGGACACCTACGCCAGCCCGAAGAAGCGCGTGGTGGGGTTGGCGCCGTCGCTGGGCATCCGCTACCTGCTGATGGAGGAGTCCATCCGCCCGTACATCGGCACGGACATCAGCTACCTCATCGTGTTCAAGGAGAGCATCAGCAACTTCGTGGGCATCGGGCCCAACGCGGGCGTCGACTTCTTCGTCACCGACTCCGTGAGCCTGGGCCTGCGCGTGCAGTACAACTTCTACATCGCCCTCAACGAGGATACGCAGAAGTCGCTGACGGGTTCGGTGGGCGCGGCGGCGTACTTCTAG
- a CDS encoding AAA family ATPase, which yields MNAPPLSPPPLSDGGNAVRAANAIRESVLSEVRKAVVGQDEPLELMLCGLVAGGHILLEGVPGVAKTLMAKALSRSVGADFKRIQFTPDLMPADILGTSVFDLKSQTFVLVRGPIFTDLLLADEINRAPAKTQSALLEAMQERAVSLEGKNLQLSPMFTVFATQNPVESEGTYPLPEAQLDRFLLKIDVGYPAPEEEDAILESVHRGFDAGDLARAGVNAAVTKEGLLQARAALNEVNVEPPVLGYIRKLVAATRASPNIRLGAGPRAGVHLLLASKALAALRGRNFVTPDDVRFLAGPVLRHRLLLSPDAELDGATPADVLREVVQAVEVPR from the coding sequence ATGAACGCCCCGCCCCTCTCCCCTCCTCCCCTTTCGGACGGCGGCAACGCCGTGCGGGCCGCGAACGCCATCCGCGAGAGCGTCCTCTCCGAGGTGCGCAAGGCCGTGGTCGGGCAGGACGAACCGCTGGAGCTGATGCTCTGTGGCCTGGTCGCCGGTGGCCACATCCTGCTGGAGGGCGTGCCCGGCGTGGCCAAGACGCTGATGGCCAAGGCGCTGTCGCGCAGCGTGGGCGCGGACTTCAAGCGCATCCAGTTCACGCCGGACCTGATGCCCGCGGACATCCTGGGCACCAGCGTCTTCGACCTGAAGTCGCAGACCTTCGTGCTGGTGCGCGGCCCCATCTTCACGGACCTGCTGTTGGCGGACGAAATCAACCGCGCCCCGGCGAAGACGCAGTCCGCGCTGCTGGAGGCGATGCAGGAGCGCGCCGTGTCGCTGGAGGGCAAGAACCTCCAGCTGTCCCCCATGTTCACGGTGTTCGCCACGCAGAACCCGGTGGAGTCGGAGGGCACGTACCCGCTGCCCGAGGCGCAGCTCGACCGCTTCCTGCTGAAGATCGACGTGGGCTACCCCGCGCCCGAGGAGGAGGACGCCATCCTCGAATCCGTGCATCGGGGCTTCGACGCGGGAGACCTGGCGCGCGCGGGCGTGAACGCGGCCGTGACGAAGGAGGGCCTGCTCCAGGCGCGCGCGGCGCTCAACGAAGTGAACGTGGAGCCGCCGGTCCTGGGGTACATCCGAAAGCTGGTGGCGGCGACGCGCGCCTCGCCCAACATCCGCCTGGGCGCCGGGCCGCGCGCGGGCGTGCACCTGCTGCTCGCGTCGAAAGCGCTGGCGGCGCTCCGGGGCCGGAACTTCGTCACCCCGGATGACGTGCGCTTCCTCGCGGGCCCCGTGCTGCGCCACCGGCTGCTGCTGTCGCCGGACGCGGAGCTGGATGGAGCCACGCCCGCGGACGTGCTGCGCGAGGTGGTCCAGGCCGTCGAGGTCCCCCGGTGA
- a CDS encoding DUF58 domain-containing protein, with protein sequence MIPSERLWGLVALLALPMALAGFFPGLGGAVLALDALAVTLAAFDFLQARRVRLEVQRTLPERLNVGVANRVELRLVHRGGGTVEVRVKDDAPPSFATEPDEATLRLTPDSQTQWVYRATPAKRGKFSFGAVHVRVKGPLGLVSHERTFAAERQVSVYPDLRGARRLLLSGAALDLVNLGLRQLRRDGRGSEFARLRDYAQGDSVRDVDWKATARRGRPVTRVLESERSQALLICVDAGRSMAAQVDGLTKLDHAVNAALFLAFVAIRNGDRVGLALFADGVKAYLPPAAGRGQYRKLVDTLYSATPSLTYVDYLALFKELNVRLHRRSLLCVFTDFLDEEQAGTLVAPLHRLARRHVPLCLSVKDTALQKLLHTPPSGPEEAFQHAVASELLSDREVLKARVSRGGVQMLDVAPDELSLAAVNRYLDIKVRGVL encoded by the coding sequence GTGATTCCCTCCGAGCGCCTGTGGGGGCTCGTCGCCCTGCTCGCGCTGCCCATGGCGCTGGCGGGCTTCTTCCCGGGCCTGGGCGGCGCGGTGCTGGCGTTGGACGCGCTGGCCGTGACGCTGGCCGCGTTCGACTTCCTCCAGGCCCGCCGCGTGCGGCTGGAGGTCCAACGCACGCTCCCGGAGCGCCTCAACGTCGGCGTCGCCAACCGGGTGGAGCTGCGGCTGGTGCACCGGGGCGGAGGCACGGTGGAGGTGCGCGTGAAGGACGACGCGCCCCCGTCCTTCGCCACCGAACCAGACGAAGCCACGCTGCGCCTCACGCCGGACAGCCAGACGCAGTGGGTGTACCGGGCCACGCCGGCGAAGCGCGGCAAGTTCAGCTTCGGCGCCGTGCACGTGCGCGTGAAGGGCCCGCTGGGGCTCGTCTCGCATGAGCGCACCTTCGCCGCCGAGCGACAGGTGTCGGTGTACCCGGACCTCCGAGGCGCCCGCAGGCTGCTGCTGTCGGGTGCGGCGCTGGACCTGGTGAACCTGGGCCTGCGCCAGCTGCGGCGCGACGGACGGGGCAGCGAGTTCGCGCGCCTGCGCGACTACGCCCAGGGCGACAGCGTGCGTGATGTGGACTGGAAGGCCACCGCGCGCCGGGGCAGGCCGGTCACGCGCGTGCTGGAGTCGGAGCGCTCGCAGGCGCTGCTCATCTGCGTGGACGCGGGGCGGTCCATGGCCGCGCAGGTGGATGGCCTCACCAAGCTGGACCACGCGGTGAACGCGGCGCTGTTCCTCGCCTTCGTGGCCATCCGCAACGGGGACCGCGTGGGGCTGGCGCTCTTCGCGGACGGCGTGAAGGCGTACCTGCCGCCCGCGGCGGGCCGCGGCCAGTACCGCAAGCTGGTGGACACGCTCTACTCCGCGACGCCCAGCCTCACGTACGTGGACTACCTGGCGCTCTTCAAGGAGCTGAACGTGCGCCTCCACCGGCGCAGCCTGCTGTGCGTCTTCACCGACTTCCTCGACGAGGAGCAGGCCGGAACGCTGGTGGCGCCGCTGCACCGGCTGGCGCGCCGCCACGTCCCGCTGTGCCTGTCCGTGAAGGACACGGCGCTGCAGAAGCTGCTGCACACGCCGCCATCTGGCCCAGAAGAGGCGTTCCAGCACGCGGTGGCCTCGGAGCTCCTCTCGGACCGCGAAGTCCTCAAGGCCCGCGTGAGCCGGGGCGGCGTGCAGATGCTGGACGTGGCGCCGGACGAGCTGAGCCTCGCGGCGGTGAACCGCTACCTGGACATCAAGGTGCGCGGAGTCCTCTAG
- a CDS encoding stage II sporulation protein M has product MEMAEFIETRRPRWQQLESLLDKSEGKGLRKLSLDEARSLGRLYRSVSSDLLWVRARSGSAEVSAYLNDLVGRAYALTYPGTRPRLADVWAFVARGFPALLRHEWRMYAAAVLLLLAGMGFGYVGMVVDPDAAQYLVPGDHLSLDPVKRAASEAVGKDASVEEQAQFTTFLFTHNIEVAFLAFALGITLGLGTAVMLFVNGLFLGALAQVYVAKGMAGWFWAWILPHGIPEISAICIAGAAGLVIARGMVAPGGLTRGQALRKEAVTAVKMLFGTLVLFVLAGFIEGTVSQIHPPKLSVEFKISFALTVGAGVYAYLLSDWMRGMRKGARAGGAAEQAG; this is encoded by the coding sequence ATGGAGATGGCGGAGTTCATCGAGACGCGGCGCCCGCGCTGGCAGCAGCTGGAGTCGCTCCTGGACAAGTCCGAGGGCAAGGGCCTGCGCAAGCTGAGCCTGGACGAGGCGCGCTCACTGGGGCGGCTGTACCGCTCCGTCTCCAGTGACCTGCTGTGGGTGCGCGCGCGGAGCGGCTCCGCGGAGGTGAGCGCGTACCTCAACGACCTGGTGGGCCGGGCCTACGCGTTGACCTACCCGGGCACGCGGCCCCGGCTCGCGGACGTGTGGGCGTTCGTGGCGCGCGGCTTCCCGGCGCTCCTGCGCCATGAGTGGCGGATGTACGCGGCGGCGGTGCTGCTGCTCCTGGCGGGCATGGGCTTCGGCTACGTGGGCATGGTGGTGGATCCGGACGCGGCGCAGTACCTGGTGCCCGGGGACCACCTGAGCCTGGACCCGGTGAAGCGCGCCGCCAGCGAAGCAGTGGGCAAGGACGCGTCCGTGGAGGAGCAGGCCCAGTTCACGACGTTCCTCTTCACGCACAACATCGAGGTGGCCTTCCTGGCGTTCGCGCTGGGCATCACCCTGGGGCTGGGCACGGCGGTGATGCTGTTCGTCAACGGCCTGTTCCTGGGGGCGCTCGCGCAGGTGTACGTGGCCAAGGGGATGGCCGGATGGTTCTGGGCGTGGATCCTCCCGCACGGCATCCCGGAGATCTCCGCCATCTGCATCGCGGGCGCGGCGGGGCTCGTCATCGCGCGCGGCATGGTGGCGCCGGGGGGCCTGACTCGCGGACAGGCCCTGCGCAAGGAGGCGGTGACGGCGGTGAAGATGCTCTTCGGCACGCTGGTGCTGTTCGTGCTGGCGGGCTTCATCGAGGGCACCGTGTCGCAGATCCACCCGCCGAAGCTGTCGGTGGAGTTCAAGATCTCCTTCGCGCTCACCGTGGGCGCGGGCGTGTATGCGTACCTGCTGTCGGACTGGATGCGCGGAATGCGCAAGGGCGCGCGCGCGGGTGGGGCGGCGGAGCAGGCGGGATGA
- a CDS encoding inorganic diphosphatase: protein MSGAPGSIADLSVPPLPRVPEVLIECPRFSMVKRRADGSVDFVSPVPCPYNYGSIPGLRSDDGDPLDAVVLGPRLPRGMRLSVPVVAVLGFIDAGKGDPKVVCGTHPMTPAERAGLERFFRVYALFKRGLHRVRGDVPDTRFVGWLREGPEA from the coding sequence ATGAGCGGCGCGCCGGGTTCCATCGCCGACCTGTCCGTGCCTCCGTTGCCGCGAGTGCCGGAGGTGTTGATTGAGTGCCCGCGCTTCTCGATGGTGAAGCGGCGCGCGGATGGCTCCGTGGACTTCGTGTCGCCCGTGCCATGCCCCTACAACTACGGCTCCATCCCGGGCCTGCGCTCGGATGACGGGGACCCGTTGGACGCGGTGGTGCTGGGGCCGCGCCTGCCGCGGGGGATGCGCCTGAGCGTGCCGGTGGTGGCGGTGCTGGGCTTCATCGACGCGGGGAAGGGCGACCCGAAGGTGGTGTGCGGGACGCACCCGATGACGCCCGCGGAGCGCGCCGGCCTGGAGCGCTTCTTCCGCGTCTACGCCCTGTTCAAGCGCGGCCTGCACCGCGTGCGCGGCGACGTGCCTGACACGCGGTTCGTGGGCTGGCTTCGCGAAGGCCCCGAGGCCTGA
- a CDS encoding bifunctional metallophosphatase/5'-nucleotidase: MNPNLPSLRPFRRPSRQLWLSSGALVLALGALAGCEKTPPPAPPPPPAAEPAKPTVPSEVTVLVTGSARGQLLPVEGKGGAAELMGRWVNDEKHCAGPLKGGQATCPDAGTLALTTGDLWTGPAISSFFLGAPTAEVMGHMGYAASALGNHELSYAKDSFMKNRAAGGFPFLAANLKVTDESLAKDLAMPAFQVFDRRGLKVGVVGLTSQKTVRTAMSGRAEGLEVTPNEDALATAVPEARKAGADVIVVVADQCPTDLQPVVAKHPDWKVSLVAGGRCGAQATGSKTEGDTTYVSLSRGFDSYARARFTFDPAKPAGQKLTGVETQVVEVTGGTPDAETAKRIAEWQAKVDQALGRKIGFTKTGIAQDSPLMAKWVAGAVRTQLNTDGAILNKGGLRNSLPKGEVTLGSVYSVMPFENSLLTVKLNGEELAKQLANPDALVAGFTPAGKGKFKDAKGKPLDPKKEYSVATVEYLYFGGDGFDFEKLDTDPAETGMAWQTPVVEWTEAQASTEAKPLEKLIK; the protein is encoded by the coding sequence GTGAACCCGAACCTTCCCTCGCTGCGTCCCTTCCGTCGTCCTTCCCGCCAGCTGTGGCTGTCGTCCGGCGCGCTGGTCCTCGCCCTGGGAGCCCTCGCGGGTTGTGAAAAGACTCCCCCGCCGGCTCCGCCCCCGCCCCCCGCGGCGGAGCCCGCGAAGCCCACGGTGCCCTCCGAGGTGACGGTGCTCGTCACCGGCAGTGCGCGTGGCCAGCTCCTGCCCGTCGAGGGCAAGGGCGGCGCCGCGGAGCTGATGGGCCGCTGGGTCAATGACGAGAAGCACTGTGCCGGTCCGCTGAAGGGTGGCCAGGCGACCTGTCCGGATGCCGGCACGCTCGCCCTGACGACGGGCGACCTGTGGACGGGCCCGGCCATCTCCTCGTTCTTCCTGGGGGCTCCGACGGCGGAGGTGATGGGGCACATGGGGTATGCGGCCTCCGCGCTGGGCAACCACGAGCTGTCGTACGCCAAGGACTCCTTCATGAAGAACCGCGCGGCGGGGGGCTTTCCCTTCCTGGCGGCGAACCTGAAGGTGACGGACGAATCGCTGGCGAAGGACCTGGCCATGCCGGCGTTCCAGGTCTTCGACCGCCGGGGCCTGAAGGTGGGCGTGGTGGGCCTGACGTCGCAGAAGACGGTGCGCACGGCGATGTCCGGCCGCGCGGAGGGCCTGGAGGTGACGCCCAACGAGGACGCGCTGGCGACCGCGGTGCCCGAGGCGCGCAAGGCGGGCGCGGACGTCATCGTCGTGGTGGCGGACCAGTGCCCCACGGACCTGCAGCCGGTCGTCGCGAAGCACCCGGACTGGAAGGTCTCGCTGGTGGCCGGTGGCCGCTGCGGCGCCCAGGCCACCGGCTCCAAGACGGAGGGTGACACGACCTATGTGTCGCTGAGCCGTGGCTTTGATTCGTACGCGCGCGCGCGCTTCACGTTCGATCCGGCGAAGCCCGCGGGTCAGAAGCTGACCGGCGTGGAGACCCAGGTCGTCGAGGTGACGGGCGGGACGCCGGACGCGGAGACGGCGAAGCGCATCGCCGAGTGGCAGGCGAAGGTGGACCAGGCGCTGGGCCGGAAGATTGGCTTCACCAAGACGGGCATCGCCCAGGACTCGCCGCTGATGGCGAAGTGGGTGGCCGGCGCGGTGCGCACGCAGCTCAACACCGACGGGGCCATCCTCAACAAGGGCGGCCTGCGCAACAGCCTGCCCAAGGGCGAGGTGACGCTGGGCAGCGTGTACTCGGTGATGCCGTTCGAGAACTCGCTGCTCACCGTGAAGCTCAACGGCGAGGAGCTGGCGAAGCAGCTGGCCAACCCCGACGCGCTCGTGGCCGGCTTCACCCCGGCGGGCAAGGGCAAGTTCAAGGACGCCAAGGGCAAGCCGCTGGATCCGAAGAAGGAGTATTCGGTCGCCACCGTGGAGTACCTGTACTTCGGCGGTGACGGCTTCGACTTCGAGAAGCTGGACACGGACCCGGCGGAGACGGGCATGGCGTGGCAGACGCCCGTCGTCGAGTGGACCGAGGCCCAGGCCTCCACCGAGGCCAAGCCGCTGGAGAAGCTCATCAAGTAG
- a CDS encoding GNAT family N-acetyltransferase, which translates to MAIVFQAGDLAAEAIPDAEAGSMQPLLERCEDFLQLTYGRPALPDQARDIPSGRPPGLAPGQGHLLALRTADGGLAGMIEALRDYPVPGDWYLGILLLAPEARGQGRGEAVVRAYEAHVRAHGGRRVRLAVLEQNTPAHRFWTRMGYLPEEWMGPKQQGLKFNRLLRMSRELE; encoded by the coding sequence ATGGCCATCGTGTTCCAGGCAGGCGACCTCGCCGCGGAGGCCATCCCTGACGCGGAGGCAGGGTCCATGCAGCCGCTGCTCGAGCGCTGCGAGGACTTCCTCCAGCTCACCTACGGCCGCCCGGCGCTGCCGGACCAGGCACGCGACATTCCCAGCGGACGCCCTCCCGGGCTCGCGCCCGGCCAGGGCCATCTGTTGGCCCTGCGGACAGCGGACGGAGGACTCGCGGGCATGATTGAAGCGCTGCGCGACTACCCCGTCCCGGGAGACTGGTACCTGGGCATCCTGCTCCTCGCTCCGGAGGCGCGCGGACAGGGCCGGGGCGAAGCCGTGGTGCGCGCCTACGAAGCCCACGTGCGCGCGCATGGCGGCCGCCGGGTCAGGCTCGCGGTGTTGGAACAGAACACGCCCGCCCACCGCTTCTGGACGCGCATGGGCTACCTGCCGGAGGAGTGGATGGGGCCGAAGCAGCAGGGCCTCAAGTTCAACCGGCTCCTGCGGATGAGCCGGGAGCTGGAGTGA